The Devosia sp. YIM 151766 genome includes a region encoding these proteins:
- a CDS encoding UDP-N-acetylmuramoyl-L-alanyl-D-glutamate--2,6-diaminopimelate ligase: MSVSVTQLLEGSGARPKKGLGAVFGLNSDSRRIEPGDVFFALPGAKVHGNQFVADAIERGALAVVTDVAPPGDPGVPIIVVKDVRAAYARAASRVFEPQPEILVAVTGTNGKTSVASFVRQIWDYAGVPGASIGTLGIETAKRRIDGALTTPDSRTLHQAMRALKAQGINHVALEASSHGLDQHRLDGIHFEAVAFTNLSRDHLDYHADMDEYRNAKLRLFTDLLVDGGAAIVNVDDPEHEQFMFAALSASATLLTVGREGAYIEILSIEPEGYGQRVEVRHIGEKVSFHLKIPGEFQVSNALIAAALAMSGGVEKTDAFAALSELVGARGRLELVAEHNGAAIFVDYSHKPEALRTALTTLRPYATNKLRVVFGCGGDRDKGKRPQMGEIASELADVVIVTDDNPRTEDPAAIRAEVLAGARGAEEIADRKTAIEQAVRSLQKGDVLLVAGKGHETYQIIGTKKHHFSDHEVVEAAARA; the protein is encoded by the coding sequence GTGTCAGTCAGTGTAACCCAACTGCTCGAAGGCTCCGGCGCCCGCCCGAAAAAGGGTCTTGGCGCCGTTTTCGGGCTGAATTCGGATAGCCGCCGGATCGAGCCGGGCGACGTCTTCTTCGCCCTGCCGGGGGCCAAGGTGCATGGCAATCAATTCGTGGCCGATGCCATCGAGCGCGGCGCGCTGGCCGTCGTCACCGATGTGGCGCCGCCGGGCGATCCCGGTGTGCCGATTATCGTGGTGAAGGATGTGCGGGCCGCCTATGCCCGGGCCGCCTCGCGGGTCTTCGAGCCGCAGCCCGAAATTCTCGTCGCCGTCACCGGCACCAATGGCAAGACCTCGGTGGCCTCGTTCGTCCGGCAGATCTGGGACTATGCCGGCGTGCCGGGCGCCAGTATCGGTACGCTCGGCATCGAGACGGCCAAAAGGCGGATCGACGGGGCCTTGACCACCCCGGATTCGCGCACCCTGCATCAGGCCATGCGGGCGCTCAAGGCGCAGGGCATCAACCATGTCGCGCTGGAAGCCTCCAGCCATGGCCTCGACCAGCACCGGCTGGACGGCATTCATTTCGAAGCCGTGGCCTTCACCAATCTCAGCCGCGACCATCTCGATTACCACGCTGACATGGATGAATACCGCAATGCCAAGCTGCGGCTGTTCACCGACCTGCTGGTCGATGGCGGCGCGGCCATCGTCAATGTCGACGATCCCGAGCACGAACAATTCATGTTCGCGGCCCTGTCGGCCAGCGCCACGCTGCTGACCGTGGGCCGCGAGGGCGCCTATATCGAAATCCTCTCCATCGAGCCGGAAGGCTATGGCCAGCGCGTCGAAGTGCGCCATATCGGCGAAAAGGTCAGTTTCCACCTCAAGATTCCCGGCGAATTCCAGGTATCCAATGCCTTGATTGCGGCGGCGCTCGCCATGTCCGGCGGGGTCGAGAAGACCGACGCTTTCGCGGCTTTGTCCGAACTGGTCGGGGCGCGCGGGCGACTCGAACTGGTCGCCGAGCACAATGGCGCGGCCATTTTCGTGGATTATTCGCACAAGCCGGAAGCGCTGCGCACCGCGCTTACGACCCTGCGTCCCTATGCGACGAACAAGCTGCGCGTGGTTTTTGGCTGCGGCGGCGACCGCGACAAGGGCAAGCGCCCTCAAATGGGCGAAATTGCCAGCGAGCTTGCCGATGTGGTGATTGTCACCGACGACAATCCGCGCACGGAGGACCCGGCCGCTATCCGGGCCGAAGTGCTGGCCGGAGCCAGGGGGGCCGAGGAAATTGCCGATCGTAAAACGGCAATCGAGCAGGCCGTGCGCTCGCTGCAGAAAGGCGATGTCCTGCTCGTCGCCGGCAAGGGGCACGAGACCTATCAGATCATCGGCACCAAAAAGCATCATTTCTCCGACCACGAAGTGGTGGAAGCAGCCGCCAGGGCCTAA
- a CDS encoding penicillin-binding protein 2, which produces MAAATEGYSPTIALDGARKQRGNLTQARIRWMILGVVIGFMLVGGRLVQLGMVETDQTIEGQARDVITATRPPILDRNGLEMAVDIRVPSLYAEPRRIIDVEEAVQKLRTVLPDLSETWLRNRLTGDKGFVWVQRELTPAIQDQVMRLGIPGIDFITESKRFYPAMNEAAHILGSTNVDNQGIAGIERHMDTESVALLQELGLARGNALTPVELSVDMRVQHVLHDQLVDAMTRYQAVAAAGVMMDIYTGEIVALASVPDFNPNEPASALVKDTFNRITSGIFEPGSIFKTVTIAGALDSGAVRATDQFDARYGIRFGRYTIDDFHGKHRIMSLSEIYKYSSNIGTIRIMQAMGKDNFRDFLGRMKFDQRVEFELPEMRVPTVPKTLSEVGAATASFGHGLSVSPLHMVTAYGALVNGGNYIAPTLYKRSVAEAEPLYERVVTPQTSEVMRYLMRLNALEGSGSQMNRAALGYRAGGKTGTAEKVVDGRYSSSKVTNFFASAFPLDNPRYAIVIMVDEPKAENPQSGTTAGWNAGHLTGRLIQRVAPMLGVAPDFSEALDRQIVPPALR; this is translated from the coding sequence ATGGCCGCCGCCACGGAAGGCTATTCGCCCACAATCGCCCTGGATGGCGCCCGCAAGCAGCGGGGCAATCTCACCCAGGCCCGCATCCGCTGGATGATCCTGGGCGTGGTGATCGGCTTCATGCTGGTCGGAGGACGCCTGGTGCAATTGGGCATGGTGGAAACCGACCAGACCATCGAGGGCCAGGCCCGCGACGTGATTACCGCCACGAGGCCGCCGATCCTGGATCGCAACGGACTGGAAATGGCGGTGGATATCCGCGTCCCCTCGCTCTATGCCGAGCCGCGCCGCATCATCGATGTCGAGGAAGCGGTGCAGAAGCTGCGCACCGTGCTGCCCGATCTCAGCGAGACCTGGCTGCGCAACCGGCTGACCGGCGACAAGGGCTTCGTCTGGGTACAGCGCGAGCTGACGCCCGCCATTCAGGATCAGGTGATGCGGCTGGGCATTCCCGGCATCGACTTCATCACCGAATCCAAGCGCTTCTACCCGGCCATGAACGAAGCGGCGCATATTCTCGGCTCCACCAATGTCGACAATCAGGGCATTGCCGGCATCGAGCGGCATATGGATACCGAATCCGTGGCGCTGCTCCAGGAACTCGGCCTGGCGCGCGGCAATGCGCTGACGCCGGTGGAGCTGTCGGTGGACATGCGCGTACAGCACGTGCTGCACGACCAATTGGTCGATGCGATGACGCGCTATCAGGCCGTCGCCGCCGCCGGCGTGATGATGGACATCTATACCGGCGAAATCGTCGCGCTGGCCTCGGTGCCCGATTTCAATCCCAACGAGCCGGCCAGCGCCCTGGTCAAGGATACGTTCAACCGCATCACTTCGGGCATTTTCGAGCCGGGCTCGATCTTCAAGACGGTGACGATTGCCGGGGCGCTCGACAGCGGCGCAGTCCGCGCCACCGACCAGTTCGACGCCCGTTATGGCATCCGCTTCGGCCGCTATACGATCGACGATTTCCATGGCAAGCACCGCATCATGAGCCTGTCCGAAATCTATAAATACTCGTCGAATATCGGCACGATCCGCATCATGCAGGCGATGGGCAAGGACAATTTCCGCGACTTCCTGGGCCGGATGAAGTTCGATCAGCGGGTGGAATTCGAATTGCCGGAAATGCGCGTTCCCACCGTGCCCAAGACACTCTCCGAAGTCGGCGCGGCAACGGCATCGTTCGGCCATGGATTGTCGGTGTCGCCGCTGCATATGGTCACCGCCTATGGGGCGCTGGTCAATGGCGGCAATTACATCGCGCCGACGCTCTACAAGCGCAGCGTCGCCGAGGCCGAACCGCTTTACGAGCGGGTGGTGACGCCCCAGACCAGCGAGGTCATGCGCTACCTGATGCGCCTGAACGCCCTGGAAGGTTCCGGCTCGCAGATGAACCGGGCTGCGCTGGGCTATCGCGCCGGCGGCAAGACCGGTACCGCCGAAAAGGTGGTGGATGGCCGCTACTCGTCCAGCAAGGTCACCAATTTTTTCGCGTCGGCCTTTCCGCTCGACAATCCGCGCTATGCCATCGTCATCATGGTCGATGAACCCAAGGCGGAAAATCCGCAATCGGGTACCACGGCCGGCTGGAATGCCGGCCACCTCACCGGCCGCCTGATCCAGCGCGTGGCCCCGATGCTGGGCGTCGCCCCCGATTTCAGCGAAGCGCTCGATCGCCAGATCGTGCCGCCCGCTCTCCGCTAA
- the rsmH gene encoding 16S rRNA (cytosine(1402)-N(4))-methyltransferase RsmH, whose product MGKPSLPETEAAGGPHVPVLLDEVLAALSPGAGSRIVDGTFGAGGYSRALLRAGAQVIGIDRDPSVGPHAAALAAEFPHSFTFVPGTFSELDTLASRFGPVDAVVLDIGVSSMQLDEADRGFSFMRDGPLDMRMSRAGASAADLVNDLDAENLANLLYAFGEERKSRRIAQFIVAARQDAPIATTLELARIIEKAIGRKPGDAHPATRSFQALRIAVNGEFEQLVEGLFAAERLLPEGGKLAVVSFHSLEDRIVKRYFDPDKGGPAMSRHLPQAESEPRRWQNVAKAVKAGAGEVARNPRARSAVLRSAIRTAQPARPVQAAGLGVPTFKGAA is encoded by the coding sequence ATGGGCAAGCCATCCCTGCCCGAGACCGAGGCGGCGGGCGGACCTCATGTCCCTGTCCTGCTCGACGAGGTGCTGGCGGCTTTGTCGCCAGGGGCCGGCAGCCGCATTGTCGACGGAACGTTCGGGGCAGGGGGCTATTCGCGCGCCCTGCTCAGGGCCGGCGCACAGGTTATCGGCATCGACCGCGATCCCTCGGTGGGCCCGCATGCGGCGGCGCTCGCGGCCGAGTTTCCCCATAGCTTCACTTTCGTGCCCGGCACCTTTTCGGAGCTCGACACCCTGGCGTCCCGCTTCGGGCCGGTCGATGCCGTGGTGCTCGATATCGGCGTATCCTCCATGCAGCTCGACGAGGCCGATCGCGGCTTCTCCTTCATGCGGGACGGCCCGCTCGATATGCGCATGAGCCGTGCCGGCGCCAGCGCCGCCGATCTGGTCAATGATCTCGATGCCGAAAATCTGGCCAACCTGCTCTATGCCTTCGGAGAAGAGCGCAAGTCCCGCCGCATCGCCCAGTTCATCGTCGCGGCGCGGCAGGATGCGCCCATCGCCACGACGCTGGAGCTGGCGCGCATCATCGAAAAGGCCATCGGCCGCAAGCCGGGCGACGCGCATCCGGCGACGCGCTCCTTCCAGGCGCTGCGCATCGCGGTGAATGGCGAATTCGAGCAATTGGTTGAGGGCCTGTTCGCTGCCGAGCGCCTGCTGCCCGAAGGCGGCAAGCTGGCCGTGGTCAGCTTCCATTCGCTGGAGGACCGGATCGTCAAGCGCTATTTCGACCCCGACAAGGGCGGCCCGGCCATGTCGCGCCACCTGCCTCAGGCCGAGAGCGAACCCCGGCGCTGGCAGAATGTCGCCAAGGCGGTCAAGGCCGGCGCCGGCGAAGTGGCCCGCAATCCGCGCGCCCGCTCGGCGGTGCTGCGCAGCGCGATACGGACCGCGCAGCCGGCCCGGCCGGTGCAGGCGGCCGGCCTGGGCGTCCCGACATTCAAGGGTGCCGCATGA
- a CDS encoding CHASE3 domain-containing protein, with amino-acid sequence MPITSQTFVRSTALLLLVGLLALLTIIGTTLWLVERTQVYFNEVIEARDVRTAAVDLRALLQDAEASQRGYIITLEPEYLDPYREALPQVGETLLNLEAVLAGHPEAAQSLQQLRRDIAIKLDEMAHTLDLTEQGRRAEAVLIVRTDAGKEAMDRSQAFFSALIGAADQRLTEGVESQRNTANLLRIVSLAGGLVILAVIAGAIWAVLNYTRELAAARRATEEANSSLEERVRERTSDLGKANEEIQRFAYIVTHDLRAPLVNIMGFTSELETSVEAVKSYMDTQSAPEDDAVFAEARTAAAEDLPEAISFIRAATRKMDGLINAILKISREGRRLLKPEPVDLAEIAENSAAALHHQLAESGGEISIDVRVRNIVTDKLSIEQVLGNMVDNAVKYQDTERPLRIAIRGRHLPANRVLIEVEDNGRGIAETDHERVFELFRRSGSQTHPGEGIGLAHVRTMVRSLGGDVTLTSVLGRGTTFNINLPRDLRSYLGSSGT; translated from the coding sequence ATGCCGATCACCAGCCAGACATTCGTGCGATCCACGGCGCTGCTGCTGCTCGTTGGCCTGCTGGCGCTGTTGACCATCATTGGCACGACATTATGGCTGGTGGAGCGCACCCAGGTTTATTTCAACGAAGTGATCGAGGCCCGGGACGTGCGCACCGCGGCGGTGGACCTGCGGGCGCTGCTGCAGGACGCGGAAGCCAGCCAGCGCGGCTATATCATCACCCTGGAGCCGGAATATCTCGACCCTTACCGGGAGGCGCTGCCGCAGGTCGGTGAAACGCTGCTGAATCTGGAAGCCGTGCTCGCAGGCCATCCCGAAGCCGCCCAATCCTTGCAGCAATTGCGCCGCGACATCGCCATCAAGCTCGATGAAATGGCCCATACGCTCGATCTGACCGAACAGGGCCGGCGCGCCGAAGCCGTGCTGATCGTCCGGACCGATGCCGGCAAGGAAGCCATGGATCGCTCCCAGGCCTTCTTCTCGGCCCTGATCGGCGCCGCCGACCAAAGGCTGACCGAAGGGGTGGAATCGCAGCGCAACACCGCCAATCTGCTGCGCATCGTCTCGTTGGCCGGGGGCCTGGTCATCCTCGCCGTCATCGCCGGCGCCATCTGGGCGGTGCTGAATTACACCCGGGAACTGGCCGCGGCCCGCCGCGCCACCGAAGAAGCCAATTCCAGCCTCGAGGAGCGCGTCAGGGAGCGCACCTCCGACCTGGGCAAGGCCAATGAGGAAATCCAGCGCTTCGCCTATATCGTCACCCACGACCTGCGGGCGCCACTCGTCAATATCATGGGCTTCACCAGCGAGCTGGAAACCAGCGTCGAGGCGGTGAAATCCTATATGGACACCCAATCCGCCCCCGAGGACGATGCGGTTTTCGCCGAGGCCCGCACCGCCGCCGCCGAGGATCTGCCCGAGGCCATTTCCTTCATCCGCGCCGCCACCCGCAAGATGGACGGGCTGATCAACGCCATCCTCAAGATTTCCCGCGAGGGCCGTCGCCTGCTCAAGCCGGAACCCGTCGACCTCGCCGAAATCGCCGAGAACAGCGCCGCCGCGCTGCATCATCAGCTGGCCGAGAGCGGCGGCGAAATCTCCATCGATGTCCGCGTCCGCAATATCGTCACCGACAAGCTCTCGATCGAGCAGGTGCTGGGCAACATGGTCGACAATGCGGTGAAATATCAGGATACGGAGCGGCCGCTGCGCATTGCCATTCGCGGCCGCCACCTGCCGGCCAACCGCGTGCTCATCGAGGTGGAGGACAATGGCCGCGGCATCGCCGAGACCGACCATGAGCGCGTCTTCGAACTGTTCCGCCGCTCGGGCTCGCAAACCCATCCCGGCGAGGGCATCGGCCTCGCCCATGTCCGCACCATGGTGCGGAGCCTGGGCGGCGACGTCACCTTGACCTCCGTGCTGGGCCGGGGCACCACATTCAACATCAATCTGCCGCGCGACCTGCGCAGCTATCTGGGGAGTTCCGGGACATGA
- a CDS encoding response regulator, with protein sequence MNDARPVTIIMIEDDEGHARLIEKNIRRAGVANDIIPFGNGTDALTYLLGPDGSGAVNKGRQLLVLLDLNLPDMTGIDILEKVKANEHTRRSPVVVLTTTDDQREIQRCYDLGANVYITKPVDYDGFANAIKQLGLFFSVMQIPETE encoded by the coding sequence ATGAACGATGCCCGTCCGGTTACCATCATCATGATCGAGGACGATGAAGGCCATGCCCGCCTCATCGAGAAAAACATCCGCCGCGCCGGCGTCGCCAACGACATCATCCCCTTCGGCAATGGCACCGACGCCCTGACGTATCTCCTGGGCCCCGACGGCTCCGGCGCCGTCAACAAGGGCCGGCAATTGCTGGTCCTGCTGGACCTCAACCTGCCCGACATGACCGGCATCGACATCCTCGAAAAGGTCAAGGCCAACGAACATACCAGGCGGTCCCCCGTCGTCGTGCTGACCACCACCGACGACCAGCGCGAAATCCAGCGCTGCTATGACCTGGGCGCCAATGTCTATATCACCAAGCCCGTGGACTATGATGGCTTCGCCAATGCCATCAAGCAATTGGGCCTGTTCTTCTCGGTCATGCAAATCCCGGAAACCGAATAA
- a CDS encoding histidine kinase dimerization/phosphoacceptor domain -containing protein yields MPKRTPHVLYIDDDPGLIRLVEKAMQRRGYIFDHASTGEQCLEIVRNGGIDVVALDHYLPTGTGLDVLKAMEGLEDRPAVVYVTGSSEMAIAVAALKSGATDFVPKSGAEEFMELLLAAIDHAIHNVRLDRAKAEAEREMQEARERAEMLLGEVNHRVANSLAMVAALVGLQSNAVEDAEAKRALSETQVRIQAIAGVHRHLYTSDDTRWVQIGDYLNSLIGELESSIQDSTSNPGIHLQVEGFPMATEKVASLGVIITELVTNALKYAYADRESGEVRIVVAREGDEVRVVVEDDGIGWQGTGTPQGTGLGSRIVKAMAHSLDAKVAYGEGPGTRVMVTFST; encoded by the coding sequence ATGCCCAAGCGTACGCCGCATGTTCTCTATATTGACGACGATCCGGGTCTGATCCGCCTTGTGGAAAAGGCCATGCAGCGGCGCGGCTATATCTTCGACCATGCCAGCACCGGCGAACAATGCCTCGAAATCGTCCGCAATGGCGGTATCGACGTCGTCGCCCTCGACCATTATCTGCCCACCGGCACCGGGCTGGACGTGCTCAAGGCCATGGAGGGGCTCGAAGACCGGCCGGCCGTGGTCTATGTCACCGGTTCGTCCGAAATGGCCATCGCCGTCGCCGCGCTCAAGTCCGGGGCCACCGATTTCGTGCCCAAATCCGGCGCTGAAGAATTCATGGAATTGCTGCTCGCGGCCATCGATCACGCCATCCACAATGTGCGCCTCGACCGCGCCAAGGCCGAGGCGGAGCGCGAAATGCAGGAAGCGCGCGAACGCGCCGAAATGCTGCTGGGCGAGGTGAACCATCGCGTCGCCAATTCCCTGGCCATGGTCGCCGCCCTTGTCGGCTTGCAGTCAAACGCGGTCGAAGATGCCGAAGCCAAGCGCGCGTTGAGCGAAACCCAGGTCCGCATCCAGGCCATTGCCGGGGTGCACCGCCACCTCTACACCTCCGACGATACCCGCTGGGTACAGATCGGCGACTATCTCAACAGCCTGATCGGCGAGCTGGAAAGCAGCATTCAGGACAGCACCAGCAATCCCGGCATCCACCTCCAGGTCGAAGGCTTTCCCATGGCCACCGAAAAGGTCGCGTCCCTGGGGGTCATCATCACCGAACTGGTCACCAATGCGCTCAAATATGCCTATGCCGACCGCGAATCCGGCGAGGTGCGGATTGTCGTGGCGCGCGAAGGCGACGAGGTCCGGGTGGTGGTGGAGGACGATGGCATCGGCTGGCAGGGCACCGGCACGCCGCAGGGCACCGGCCTCGGCAGCCGCATCGTCAAGGCAATGGCCCATAGCCTCGACGCCAAGGTGGCCTATGGCGAAGGACCGGGCACCAGGGTCATGGTGACCTTCTCGACCTGA
- a CDS encoding saccharopine dehydrogenase family protein: MKKNLLIIGAGGVAQVAAFKAAMNNDVLGDIHIASRTLSKCEAIIGSILDKKALKRPGILAAHQLDAMDVEATKALIRQTKSQIVLNLGSAFLNMSVLRACLDTGVAYIDTAIHEDPARICEAPPWYGNYEWKHREEAERKGVTAILGAGFDPGVVNAYAALAANAYFDRIDSIDIIDVNAGSHGRYFATNFDPEINFREFTGKVWTWQQGQWTENKMFEVKRTDDLPVVGSQTTYLTGHDEIHSLSANLDVPDIRFWMGFGEHYINVFTVLNNLGLLSEKPVVTAEGLEVVPLKVVKAVLPDPMSLAPDYKGNTFIGDLVKGVRDGVETELLVYNISDHEAAYAETNSQAISYTAGVPAVAAAMLIAKGDWDCHRMANVEELPPVPFLDLLGKIGLPTRVRDAKGDREFNPAEFREERRKTARVHGA, from the coding sequence TTGAAAAAGAATCTTCTGATCATCGGCGCCGGAGGTGTCGCGCAAGTCGCTGCGTTTAAGGCAGCTATGAACAATGATGTGCTCGGAGACATCCACATTGCCTCCCGCACCCTGTCGAAATGCGAAGCCATTATTGGCTCCATACTCGACAAGAAGGCGCTGAAGCGCCCGGGCATTCTGGCCGCCCATCAACTCGATGCCATGGATGTCGAGGCGACAAAGGCCCTGATCCGGCAGACCAAGAGCCAGATCGTTCTCAATCTAGGTTCCGCCTTCCTCAACATGTCCGTCTTGCGGGCCTGTCTGGATACTGGCGTGGCCTATATCGACACCGCCATTCATGAAGACCCGGCCAGGATATGCGAAGCGCCGCCCTGGTACGGCAATTACGAGTGGAAGCACCGCGAGGAAGCCGAACGCAAGGGCGTGACGGCGATCCTGGGGGCCGGTTTCGATCCCGGCGTGGTCAATGCCTATGCGGCTTTGGCCGCCAATGCCTATTTCGACCGGATCGACTCTATCGACATCATCGATGTCAATGCGGGCAGTCACGGACGCTATTTCGCGACCAATTTCGATCCGGAGATCAACTTCCGCGAATTCACCGGCAAGGTGTGGACCTGGCAGCAAGGCCAGTGGACCGAGAACAAGATGTTCGAGGTCAAGCGCACCGACGATCTGCCGGTGGTGGGATCGCAGACCACCTACCTCACCGGCCATGACGAAATCCATTCGCTCTCGGCCAATCTCGACGTTCCCGATATCCGCTTCTGGATGGGCTTCGGCGAGCATTACATCAATGTCTTCACGGTGCTGAACAATCTCGGCCTGTTGTCGGAAAAGCCGGTGGTCACCGCCGAAGGGCTGGAAGTGGTGCCGCTCAAAGTGGTGAAGGCGGTCCTGCCCGATCCGATGTCGCTGGCGCCGGATTATAAAGGCAATACCTTTATCGGCGATCTGGTGAAGGGGGTTCGCGACGGGGTCGAAACGGAATTGCTGGTCTATAATATCAGCGACCACGAAGCAGCCTATGCCGAGACCAATAGCCAGGCCATTTCCTATACGGCCGGCGTCCCCGCCGTGGCGGCGGCCATGCTGATCGCCAAGGGCGATTGGGATTGCCATCGCATGGCCAATGTCGAAGAATTGCCGCCAGTGCCGTTTCTCGATCTGCTGGGCAAGATCGGCCTGCCGACCCGGGTTCGCGACGCCAAGGGCGATCGTGAATTCAACCCGGCCGAGTTCCGCGAGGAACGCCGCAAAACCGCCCGCGTGCATGGCGCCTGA
- a CDS encoding carboxynorspermidine decarboxylase, which yields MPLATPYYLIDENALAENLARVDRLRAASGAKCLLALKAFATWSTFPQIAPHMDGTTSSSLNELKLGREKFGGETHAYSVAWSDGEIDEAIANADKIIFNSVNQLERFGDKAAHLSTGLRVNPGVSHSHFDLADPARPFSRLGESDRSRVEAAMDRISGFMLHCNCENDSVESFSALLGQIEQRIGDLLHRLDWVSLGGGIHFTKPGYDIDALAARLKAFAEKFGVLVYLEPGDTVVTDTTTLEVSVLDIVQNDKAVAIVDSAVEAHMLDLLVYRESGTVAPDAGPHRYVIAGKSCLAGDVFGEFDFPAPLAVGDRVSLLNAGGYTMVKKNWFNGVAMPAIAIRRKNGTIDLVQSFDYADYVASLS from the coding sequence ATGCCCTTGGCAACCCCTTATTACCTCATCGACGAAAATGCCCTGGCCGAAAATCTGGCGCGGGTGGACCGATTGCGCGCCGCATCGGGCGCCAAATGCCTCTTGGCGCTCAAGGCCTTCGCCACCTGGTCGACCTTCCCGCAGATCGCGCCTCATATGGACGGCACCACCTCGTCCTCGCTCAACGAATTGAAGCTGGGCCGGGAGAAATTCGGCGGCGAGACCCATGCCTATTCCGTGGCCTGGTCGGATGGCGAGATCGATGAGGCCATCGCCAATGCCGACAAGATCATCTTCAATTCGGTGAACCAGCTGGAGCGCTTCGGCGACAAGGCGGCGCATCTGTCCACCGGGCTGCGGGTCAATCCGGGCGTCAGCCACTCGCATTTCGACCTCGCCGATCCGGCGCGGCCATTCAGCCGACTGGGCGAAAGCGACCGGTCCAGGGTCGAGGCGGCGATGGATCGGATTTCCGGCTTCATGCTGCATTGCAATTGCGAGAACGATTCGGTGGAGTCCTTCTCGGCCCTCTTGGGGCAGATCGAGCAGCGGATCGGCGATCTGCTGCATCGGCTCGATTGGGTCAGCCTGGGCGGGGGGATTCACTTCACCAAGCCGGGCTACGACATCGACGCGCTGGCGGCGCGGCTCAAGGCCTTTGCCGAAAAATTCGGCGTTCTGGTCTATCTCGAGCCGGGCGATACCGTGGTCACCGATACGACGACGCTGGAAGTGTCGGTGCTCGACATCGTGCAAAACGACAAGGCCGTGGCCATTGTCGATAGCGCGGTGGAGGCCCATATGCTGGATCTGCTCGTCTATCGGGAGAGCGGGACGGTGGCGCCCGATGCGGGGCCTCACCGCTATGTGATCGCCGGCAAGTCCTGCCTGGCCGGCGATGTGTTCGGAGAGTTCGATTTTCCGGCGCCGCTGGCTGTGGGCGACCGGGTTTCGCTGCTCAATGCGGGGGGATACACCATGGTGAAGAAAAACTGGTTCAACGGCGTGGCAATGCCCGCTATAGCCATCCGCAGAAAAAATGGCACGATCGATCTTGTACAATCGTTCGATTATGCCGACTATGTCGCCAGTCTCTCGTAA
- a CDS encoding DnaJ family molecular chaperone → MLCCVRRAEENRDVWHKFAQFLGSFTERTGIAGHVANILDPDNWLPGGRDAAFTLALIALSAKMAVADGAVTASEVRAFNATVEIAKGQEPQVEKLFNLAKQDVAGYDAYARKVARFFADTPETLEHVLDGLFFIATADGLVHEAELDYLRDVAGIFGFDDARFEQIAAQHVMLDEGVDPYMVLGLTHDAPPEEVRRVYRLLVAEHHPDRLIAKGVPGELIDMATARMSVINLAYQAITRPKAQPLLT, encoded by the coding sequence ATGTTGTGCTGTGTCCGCCGGGCCGAGGAAAATCGGGATGTGTGGCACAAATTCGCTCAATTTCTCGGCTCGTTTACCGAGCGCACCGGCATTGCCGGCCATGTCGCCAATATCCTCGATCCCGACAATTGGCTGCCCGGCGGACGCGACGCCGCCTTTACCCTGGCGCTGATCGCGCTGTCGGCCAAGATGGCCGTCGCCGACGGCGCGGTGACCGCCTCGGAAGTGCGGGCCTTCAACGCCACGGTGGAGATCGCCAAGGGGCAGGAGCCGCAGGTGGAAAAGCTCTTCAACCTGGCCAAGCAGGATGTCGCCGGCTACGACGCCTATGCCCGCAAGGTCGCGCGCTTTTTCGCCGACACGCCGGAAACGCTGGAACATGTGCTGGACGGGCTGTTCTTCATCGCCACCGCCGATGGCCTCGTGCACGAGGCGGAGCTGGATTACCTGCGCGATGTCGCCGGCATTTTCGGATTCGATGACGCCCGCTTTGAGCAGATCGCGGCCCAGCACGTGATGCTGGACGAGGGCGTCGATCCCTATATGGTGCTGGGCCTGACCCATGATGCGCCGCCCGAGGAAGTGCGCCGGGTCTATCGGCTGCTGGTGGCCGAGCATCACCCCGACCGGCTGATTGCCAAAGGGGTGCCGGGCGAGCTGATCGACATGGCGACGGCGCGCATGTCGGTCATCAATCTGGCCTATCAGGCGATCACCCGGCCCAAGGCGCAGCCATTGCTCACTTGA